A single Muntiacus reevesi chromosome 9, mMunRee1.1, whole genome shotgun sequence DNA region contains:
- the LOC136175171 gene encoding olfactory receptor 51G1, with protein sequence MRILDNSSLQKATFFLTGFQGLEDLHGWISIPFCFIYLTVITGNLTIVHVIRTDVTLHEPMYYFLAMLALTDLGLCLSTLPTVMGIFWFDAREIGIPACFTQLFFIHTLSLVESSVLLSLSIDRYVAICHPLRYSTVLTPARIIRMGLSSVFRSALLILPLPFLLMRFRYCHSHVLAHAYCLHLEIMKLACSSIIVNHIYGLFVVACTVGVDSLLIFLSYALILRTVLSIASRHERLRALNTCVSHSCAVLLFYIPMIGLSLVHRFGEHLPRTVHLLMSYVYLLVPPLMNPIVYSIKTKQIRERIVKKFEFIKSLRGFQQD encoded by the coding sequence ATGAGAATCCTTGATAACAGCAGCCTCCAGAAAGCCACTTTCTTCCTGACGGGTTTCCAAGGTCTGGAAGATCTCCACGGCTGGATCTCTATTCCCTTCTGCTTCATCTATTTGACAGTTATCACAGGCAACCTTACCATCGTCCATGTCATCCGTACGGATGTCACCCTCCATGAACCCATGTACTATTTCTTGGCCATGCTGGCCCTCACAGACCTGGGCCTCTGCCTTTCTACACTGCCCACGGTCATGGGCATCTTCTGGTTTGATGCCAGAGAAATTGGTATCCCTGCCTGCTTCACTCAGCTCTTCTTCATCCATACTTTGTCCCTAGTGGAGTCTTCAGTCCTGTTATCCTTGTCcattgaccgctatgtggccatctgccacccgcTGCGTTATTCCACAGTCTTGACACCTGCACGGATCATCAGGATGGGGCTGAGTTCAGTGTTCAGAAGTGCGCTGCTCATCCTCCCCCTGCCGTTCCTCCTTATGCGCTTCCGGTACTGCCACTCGCATGTGCTGGCCCACGCCTATTGTCTGCACCTAGAGATCATGAAGCTGGCCTGTTCCAGCATCATCGTCAATCACATCTATGGGCTCTTTGTCGTGGCCTGCACTGTTGGTGTGGACTCACTGCTCATCTTCCTCTCGTATGCCCTTATCCTCCGCACCGTCTTAAGCATCGCCTCCCGCCATGAGCGACTGCGGGCCCTCAACACCTGTGTCTCCCATAGCTGCGCTGTGCTCCTCTTCTACATCCCCATGATTGGCTTGTCTCTTGTGCACCGCTTCGGTGAGCATCTGCCCCGCACTGTCCACCTCCTCATGTCATATGTGTATCTACTGGTCCCACCACTCATGAACCCCATTGTCTACAGCATCAAGACCAAGCAAATCCGCGAACGCATTGTTAAGAAGTTTGAGTTTATAAAATCACTCAGGGGTTTTCAGCAGGATTAG